In one window of Rathayibacter caricis DSM 15933 DNA:
- a CDS encoding sensor histidine kinase — MPRVRAPRARRDRGPRGSIAARLFAVQLLCILLIAAAAVAVLAVDARGRAGDDAAARSLVVARTVADNPFVVESTQEADPSRPLQPYAEAIMADTGVDFLTIMNPDRTRYTHRDRERIGEAFIGTIAPALEGRTFTETYTGTLGPSVRAVAPILDGSGEIVALVSAGVTLQAVDASFGARVQVVAWGALGAVLLGGLGSWLLARYLRRVTGGRGPEQMSQVFAYYESVLHSVREGLLLVDDRGRLVLANDHALELLGLEGVRTPVPIADLDIPEALRELLRSDEPVTDRLVVARERILVVTEQPAASPGARPLGTVTTLRDRTELQRMTGELESMRTLSDALRSQTHEFSNRLHTIASLIELGRPEQALSFAAGELTLSQRLADRLITSVQEPVIAALLLGKMAQARERGVELHLETHLEPGTQGFEPGDLVTLLGNLIDNALDAAAAPEGVDEPWVEVYLGHAEGARGEQELVIQVSDSGPGVEETADVFARGYSTKEQDAFGRGIGLALVQQVVQRLGGTIEVSRHVGAVFTVQLPLPVRADLATEAAR; from the coding sequence ATGCCCCGAGTGCGCGCCCCGCGTGCGCGCCGCGACCGCGGCCCGCGCGGCAGCATCGCCGCGCGGTTGTTCGCGGTGCAGCTGCTCTGCATCCTCCTCATCGCCGCCGCCGCGGTCGCCGTGCTCGCCGTCGACGCCCGCGGGCGCGCCGGTGACGACGCCGCCGCGCGCAGCCTCGTCGTCGCCCGCACCGTCGCCGACAACCCGTTCGTCGTCGAGTCGACGCAGGAGGCGGATCCGTCGCGCCCGCTGCAGCCGTACGCCGAGGCGATCATGGCCGACACGGGCGTCGACTTCCTCACGATCATGAATCCGGACCGCACCCGGTACACGCACCGCGACCGCGAGCGGATCGGCGAGGCCTTCATCGGGACCATCGCCCCGGCGCTCGAGGGCCGCACGTTCACCGAGACCTACACGGGCACGCTCGGGCCGTCGGTGCGCGCGGTCGCGCCGATCCTCGACGGGAGCGGCGAGATCGTCGCGCTGGTGTCGGCCGGAGTCACGCTGCAGGCGGTCGACGCGTCCTTCGGCGCCCGGGTGCAGGTCGTCGCGTGGGGCGCGCTCGGCGCCGTCCTGCTCGGCGGTCTCGGCTCCTGGCTCCTGGCCCGCTACCTGCGGCGGGTGACCGGCGGGCGCGGCCCGGAGCAGATGAGCCAGGTGTTCGCCTACTACGAATCGGTGCTGCACTCGGTGCGCGAGGGGCTGCTGCTGGTGGACGACCGGGGGCGCCTCGTGCTCGCGAACGACCACGCGCTCGAGCTCCTGGGCCTCGAGGGCGTCCGCACCCCGGTGCCGATCGCCGACCTCGACATCCCCGAGGCGCTGCGCGAGCTGCTCCGCTCGGACGAGCCGGTCACCGACCGCCTCGTCGTCGCCCGCGAGCGGATCCTCGTGGTCACGGAGCAGCCGGCCGCGTCGCCGGGAGCACGTCCGCTGGGCACGGTGACCACCCTCCGCGATCGCACCGAGCTGCAGCGGATGACCGGCGAGCTGGAGTCGATGCGCACCCTCTCGGACGCCCTGCGCTCGCAGACCCACGAGTTCTCGAACCGGCTGCACACCATCGCCTCGCTGATCGAGCTGGGCCGGCCCGAGCAGGCGCTGTCGTTCGCGGCGGGCGAGCTGACGCTCAGCCAGCGGCTCGCCGACCGGCTGATCACCTCGGTGCAGGAGCCGGTGATCGCCGCGCTGCTGCTGGGCAAGATGGCGCAGGCGCGCGAGCGCGGCGTCGAGCTGCACCTCGAGACGCACCTGGAGCCGGGCACGCAGGGCTTCGAGCCCGGCGATCTGGTGACGCTGCTGGGCAACCTGATCGACAACGCGCTCGATGCGGCCGCGGCTCCCGAGGGCGTCGACGAGCCGTGGGTCGAGGTCTACCTCGGCCACGCGGAGGGCGCGCGCGGCGAGCAGGAGCTGGTGATCCAGGTGTCCGACAGCGGCCCCGGAGTGGAGGAGACGGCGGACGTGTTCGCGCGCGGGTACTCGACGAAGGAGCAGGACGCGTTCGGCCGCGGCATCGGACTGGCGCTGGTGCAGCAGGTGGTGCAGCGCCTCGGCGGCACGATCGAGGTGTCGCGGCACGTCGGCGCGGTGTTCACCGTCCAGCTCCCGCTGCCGGTGCGCGCCGACCTGGCGACGGAGGCGGCGCGATGA
- a CDS encoding cation:dicarboxylate symporter family transporter, which yields MAKTPGRPSDRNGTDRLSPSVTPAKTRKRIDRNHWLYIAVIIAVVAGVIVGLVAPAFAATLEPVGKAFVGLIKMMIAPIIFCTIVIGIGSIAKAATVGKVGGLALGYFIVMSTFALAIGLVVGNILHPGEGLDISGATYDTTDLKAETTAEFVLGIIPVSLFSSLVDGSILQTLFVALLVGFALQKMGAKGQPILGAIKQLQVLVFRILSMVLWVAPIGAFGAIAAVVGKTGWGAVVALATLMIGFYITCAIFVVVILGLLLRIVTGVNIFSLMKYLGREYLLIVGTSSSEAALPRLIAKMEHLGVSKPVVGITVPTGYSFNLDGTAIYLTMASLFIASATGSPMSISEQIGLLLFMMIASKGAAGVTGAGLATLAGGLQSFRPDLVDGVGVIVGIDRFMSEARAVTNFTGNAVATLLVGTWTKQVDTTQVREVLAGRVPFDEASLGADDHDAPAASGTSITEGIASISTADRAELAGKR from the coding sequence ATGGCGAAGACGCCCGGACGCCCCTCCGACCGGAACGGCACCGACAGGCTCAGCCCCTCGGTCACCCCCGCGAAGACCCGCAAGCGGATCGACCGCAACCACTGGCTGTACATCGCGGTCATCATCGCGGTCGTCGCCGGCGTGATCGTCGGCCTCGTGGCCCCCGCGTTCGCCGCGACCCTCGAGCCCGTCGGCAAGGCCTTCGTGGGCCTGATCAAGATGATGATCGCGCCGATCATCTTCTGCACGATCGTGATCGGCATCGGCTCGATCGCCAAGGCCGCGACGGTCGGCAAGGTCGGCGGACTGGCCCTGGGCTACTTCATCGTCATGTCGACCTTCGCGCTGGCCATCGGCCTGGTCGTCGGCAACATCCTGCACCCGGGCGAGGGGCTCGACATCTCGGGCGCCACCTACGACACGACCGACCTCAAGGCCGAGACCACCGCGGAGTTCGTCCTCGGCATCATCCCCGTGTCGCTGTTCTCGTCGCTGGTCGACGGCAGCATCCTGCAGACCCTCTTCGTCGCCCTCCTCGTCGGCTTCGCGCTGCAGAAGATGGGCGCCAAGGGCCAGCCGATCCTCGGAGCGATCAAGCAGCTCCAGGTGCTCGTCTTCCGCATCCTCTCGATGGTCCTCTGGGTCGCCCCCATCGGCGCTTTCGGAGCGATCGCCGCGGTCGTCGGCAAGACCGGCTGGGGCGCGGTCGTCGCCCTCGCCACCCTGATGATCGGCTTCTACATCACCTGCGCGATCTTCGTGGTCGTCATCCTCGGGCTCCTGCTGCGCATCGTCACCGGCGTCAACATCTTCTCGCTGATGAAGTACCTCGGCCGCGAGTACCTCCTGATCGTCGGCACCTCCTCCTCCGAGGCCGCTCTGCCCCGCCTGATCGCCAAGATGGAGCACCTGGGCGTCTCCAAGCCCGTCGTCGGCATCACCGTCCCGACCGGCTACTCCTTCAACCTCGACGGCACCGCGATCTACTTGACCATGGCGTCGCTCTTCATCGCCTCGGCCACCGGCTCGCCGATGTCGATCTCGGAGCAGATCGGGCTCCTCCTCTTCATGATGATCGCCTCGAAGGGAGCTGCGGGCGTCACCGGCGCCGGCCTCGCCACCCTCGCCGGCGGCCTGCAGTCCTTCCGCCCCGACCTGGTCGACGGCGTCGGCGTCATCGTCGGCATCGACCGGTTCATGTCGGAGGCCCGCGCGGTCACCAACTTCACCGGCAACGCGGTCGCCACCCTCCTCGTCGGCACCTGGACCAAGCAGGTCGACACCACGCAGGTCCGCGAGGTCCTCGCCGGCCGAGTCCCGTTCGACGAGGCCTCGCTCGGCGCCGACGACCACGACGCCCCGGCCGCGTCGGGCACCTCGATCACCGAGGGCATCGCGTCGATCAGCACCGCCGACCGCGCGGAGCTCGCCGGTAAGCGCTAG
- a CDS encoding YczE/YyaS/YitT family protein yields MVGLVLYGVADAMMIRAALGVDPWTVFAQGLSLRTGLGIGLLTNIIGLLVLLLWIPLRQRPGLGTVLNVLTVGPAIELGMWLIPTPSTLWGQILLFTAGLVLLAVASGVYIGAHLGPGPRDGLMTGLHRRTGLPIWVGRSGVEATVLLIGWALGGNVGVGTLAFAVLIGPLCTVTLPLLGVGRRR; encoded by the coding sequence ATGGTCGGGCTCGTCCTCTACGGCGTCGCGGACGCCATGATGATCCGGGCGGCGCTCGGAGTGGATCCGTGGACCGTCTTCGCGCAGGGCCTCTCGCTCCGCACCGGACTGGGAATCGGACTGCTCACGAACATCATCGGCCTGCTCGTGCTGCTGCTGTGGATCCCTCTCCGGCAGCGGCCGGGGTTGGGCACCGTGCTGAACGTGCTGACCGTGGGACCCGCGATCGAGCTCGGGATGTGGCTGATCCCGACACCCTCGACGCTCTGGGGGCAGATCCTGCTCTTCACCGCGGGACTCGTGCTGCTCGCGGTCGCGAGCGGCGTCTACATCGGGGCGCACCTCGGGCCCGGCCCGCGCGACGGACTGATGACGGGGCTGCACCGCCGCACCGGCCTGCCCATCTGGGTCGGCCGCTCGGGCGTCGAGGCCACCGTGCTGCTCATCGGCTGGGCGCTGGGCGGGAACGTCGGCGTCGGCACCCTCGCGTTCGCGGTGCTCATCGGCCCGCTGTGCACGGTGACGCTGCCGCTGCTCGGCGTGGGGCGGCGGCGCTGA
- a CDS encoding PLP-dependent aminotransferase family protein, which yields MADVHFGVRALQTLLGDWREQRGTRPAYLALADRIRLLVIDGRIPADSRLPAERELSARLGVSRTTVAAAYRELRESGYLVSVRGSGSVTRLPGAAVHAVPTLAPDFLDFTKAALPAVPELGEAYARAAQRVPEHFDDGSYDTVGLPMLRRAIAERYTKRGLRTEPGQIMVTIGAQHAIALVARTLLSRGDRALIEAPTYPHAYEALRLAGARLVPVNVDGADGWDDEGLIAALRGTSPTLAYLMPDFHNPTGRSMAPELRERAIAAAARQGTVIIADETTAELDIDRRMSPLPFAAYGPEGTVISIGSVGKTLWGGIRIGWIRADRGTIRKLVAARSAGDLGSPILEQLLVTDMLGRMEGVFELRREQLRAGRDHLEAALARAIPEWSVPRVSGGLSTWVGLGRPASSQLALAARTFGLLITAGPRFGIDGAFERFLRIPIGYSPETTDRAVEALAAAWAQVARHPVAETGYLADVV from the coding sequence ATGGCTGATGTCCACTTCGGCGTGCGCGCCCTGCAGACCCTCCTCGGCGACTGGCGCGAGCAGCGCGGCACCCGCCCCGCGTACCTGGCGCTCGCCGACCGCATCCGCCTGCTCGTCATCGACGGCCGCATCCCGGCCGACAGCCGGCTGCCCGCCGAGCGCGAGCTCTCGGCCCGGCTGGGCGTCAGCCGCACCACCGTCGCGGCTGCCTACCGCGAGCTGCGCGAGAGCGGCTACCTCGTGAGCGTCCGCGGCTCCGGCAGCGTGACGCGCCTCCCGGGTGCCGCGGTGCACGCCGTGCCGACCCTGGCGCCCGACTTCCTCGACTTCACCAAGGCGGCGCTCCCCGCCGTGCCCGAGCTGGGGGAGGCCTACGCCCGAGCGGCGCAGCGAGTGCCCGAGCACTTCGACGACGGCTCCTACGACACCGTGGGCCTGCCGATGCTGCGCCGGGCGATCGCCGAGCGCTACACGAAGCGCGGCCTGCGGACCGAGCCCGGTCAGATCATGGTGACCATCGGCGCCCAGCACGCGATCGCCCTCGTCGCGCGCACCCTCCTCTCGCGCGGCGACCGCGCCCTGATCGAGGCGCCGACGTACCCGCACGCCTACGAGGCGCTCCGGCTCGCCGGCGCTCGGCTCGTGCCGGTCAACGTCGACGGCGCGGACGGCTGGGACGACGAGGGCCTGATCGCCGCGCTCCGCGGCACCAGCCCGACGCTGGCCTACCTGATGCCCGACTTCCACAACCCGACCGGCCGCTCGATGGCTCCGGAGCTGCGCGAGCGCGCTATCGCCGCGGCCGCGCGCCAGGGCACGGTGATCATCGCCGACGAGACCACCGCCGAACTCGACATCGACCGGCGGATGTCGCCGCTCCCGTTCGCCGCGTACGGTCCGGAGGGGACGGTGATCTCGATCGGGTCCGTCGGCAAGACGCTGTGGGGCGGGATCCGCATCGGCTGGATCCGCGCGGATCGGGGCACGATCCGCAAGCTCGTCGCGGCCCGCTCCGCCGGCGACCTCGGCAGCCCGATCCTCGAGCAGCTGCTCGTCACCGACATGCTCGGCCGGATGGAGGGGGTGTTCGAGCTGCGCCGCGAGCAGCTGCGCGCCGGTCGCGACCACCTCGAGGCGGCTCTCGCCCGCGCGATCCCGGAGTGGAGCGTCCCGCGCGTCTCGGGCGGCCTGTCGACCTGGGTGGGCCTGGGCCGTCCGGCGAGCTCGCAGCTGGCGCTCGCCGCCCGCACCTTCGGCCTGCTGATCACCGCCGGCCCCCGCTTCGGGATCGACGGCGCGTTCGAGCGCTTCCTCCGCATCCCGATCGGCTACTCGCCCGAGACGACGGACCGCGCGGTCGAGGCGCTCGCCGCGGCGTGGGCGCAGGTCGCCCGGCACCCGGTGGCCGAGACGGGGTACCTCGCGGACGTCGTCTGA
- a CDS encoding efflux RND transporter permease subunit codes for MHLLAVLSMKNRALIALVTVVVAVFGGVALTGLKQELAPSISFPQLAVVSSYPGAAPEVVNDDVSTPIETAIQGVPGLETTSATSSTNSSLISASFTYGTDLATAEQKILQAINRIRSTLPEGVDPQVVTGSFDDLPVLQLAVSSDGDAEALASDLRESVIPDLEEVDGVREVALVGETAQRVTITPDDAQLAAAGVTANDIRTALQQNGVLVAGGEITQDGSTFSVQSGQKLGSTDDIAALPLLPSSAGASAGAFPAAPTAALPTIGSVAAVAVTEAPVTSISRVNGQPALTLSITKLPAANTVDVSTGVTALLPDLEASLGDGATFTSVFDQAPYIQESIAALAQEGALGLVFAVLVILVFLLSVRSTLVTAISIPTSVLITFIGLQTAGYTLNILTLGALTIAIGRVVDDSIVVIENIKRHLDAGEERAGTIARAVREVAGAITASTITTVAVFLPISFVGGTTGELFRPFALTVTIALLASLVVALTIVPVLAYWFLRPSKRPGVREAARAALDEERTAAGEIPVAPAPAREPLPESPAHGHRSAHAAPRPASALQRVYGPIIAWTLKHSVVTVLLSLLVLVGTGALYPLMKTNFLGASGQNTFTVTQTVPVGQSLDAQDVTAQASSTAILDVDGVETVQLSIGSSGGGLQSAFGGGGGSSISYSVTTDESADQEVVQSEVRDALGEVADPDDISVSAASGFGASSDIEVDLTTASQSDLQSANDALLEALRGTDGISQAESNLSSSLPYIAVRVDRAAAAQAGLSEVAVGTIVSQALQPSQAGTVVIEDRTLSIYLADAQPPATIDELSALEIPTLTGPVALSTLAAVEQTNGPASITTERGQRSATITVTPEGDDLASANVAVQSAIDGTDLPAGVSAELGGVTADQTDAFSQLGIALLVAILIVYVVMVATFRSLLQPLLLLVSVPFAATGAILLQVVTGVPLGVPSLIGVLMLIGIVVTNAIVLVDLVNQYRERGMPVREALLHGTERRLRPILMTALATIFALLPMALGITGHGGFISQPLAIVVIGGLVSSTVLTLVVLPVIYNLVEGYRERRRAARAGKASA; via the coding sequence GTGCATCTCCTCGCGGTCCTCAGCATGAAGAACCGGGCGCTCATCGCCCTCGTCACCGTCGTCGTCGCCGTGTTCGGAGGGGTCGCGCTCACCGGTCTGAAGCAGGAGCTGGCGCCGTCGATCTCGTTCCCGCAGCTGGCGGTCGTGTCCAGCTACCCGGGCGCGGCGCCCGAGGTGGTCAATGACGACGTGTCGACCCCGATCGAGACCGCGATCCAGGGCGTTCCGGGGCTCGAGACGACCAGCGCGACGTCCTCGACGAACTCGTCCCTGATCTCGGCGTCGTTCACCTACGGCACCGATCTCGCCACCGCCGAGCAGAAGATCCTGCAGGCGATCAACCGCATCCGCAGCACGCTGCCCGAGGGGGTCGATCCGCAGGTCGTCACCGGATCCTTCGACGACCTGCCGGTCCTCCAGCTCGCCGTCTCGAGCGACGGCGACGCCGAGGCGCTCGCGAGCGACCTGCGCGAGAGCGTGATCCCGGACCTCGAGGAGGTCGACGGCGTCCGCGAGGTCGCCCTCGTCGGCGAGACCGCGCAGCGCGTGACGATCACTCCCGACGACGCGCAGCTCGCCGCCGCCGGAGTCACGGCGAACGACATCCGCACCGCGCTGCAGCAGAACGGCGTGCTCGTCGCCGGCGGCGAGATCACCCAGGACGGCTCGACCTTCTCGGTGCAGTCCGGTCAGAAGCTCGGCTCGACCGACGACATCGCGGCGCTGCCGCTGCTGCCGTCCTCCGCCGGCGCGTCCGCGGGGGCGTTCCCCGCCGCTCCCACCGCCGCCCTGCCGACCATCGGCTCCGTGGCCGCCGTCGCCGTGACGGAGGCGCCCGTCACCTCGATCTCGCGCGTCAACGGCCAGCCCGCGCTCACCCTCTCGATCACGAAGCTGCCCGCCGCCAACACGGTCGACGTCTCGACCGGCGTCACCGCGCTGCTGCCGGATCTCGAGGCCTCGCTCGGCGACGGCGCGACCTTCACCTCGGTCTTCGACCAGGCTCCCTACATCCAGGAGTCGATCGCGGCGCTCGCGCAGGAGGGGGCGCTGGGCCTCGTCTTCGCGGTGCTCGTGATCCTGGTGTTCCTGCTCTCGGTGCGGTCGACGCTGGTGACGGCCATCTCGATCCCGACGTCGGTGCTGATCACCTTCATCGGCCTGCAGACCGCCGGGTACACGCTCAACATCCTCACCCTCGGCGCACTGACCATCGCGATCGGCCGCGTCGTCGACGACTCCATCGTCGTGATCGAGAACATCAAGCGGCATCTCGACGCGGGGGAGGAGCGCGCGGGCACCATCGCGCGCGCCGTCCGCGAGGTCGCCGGAGCGATCACCGCCTCGACCATCACGACCGTCGCGGTGTTCCTGCCGATCTCGTTCGTCGGCGGCACGACCGGCGAGCTCTTCCGTCCGTTCGCGCTGACCGTGACCATCGCGCTGCTCGCCTCGCTGGTGGTGGCGCTCACGATCGTCCCGGTGCTCGCCTACTGGTTCCTGCGCCCCTCGAAGCGCCCGGGCGTCCGCGAGGCCGCGCGCGCGGCGCTCGACGAGGAGCGCACGGCGGCGGGGGAGATCCCCGTCGCACCTGCGCCTGCGCGGGAACCGCTGCCGGAGTCGCCCGCCCACGGCCACCGCTCGGCTCACGCCGCCCCGCGCCCGGCCTCCGCGCTCCAGCGCGTCTACGGTCCGATCATCGCCTGGACGCTCAAGCACTCCGTCGTCACGGTGCTGCTCTCGCTGCTGGTCCTGGTCGGCACCGGCGCGCTCTACCCGCTGATGAAGACCAACTTCCTGGGGGCCAGCGGGCAGAACACCTTCACCGTCACGCAGACCGTTCCGGTCGGGCAGAGCCTGGACGCGCAGGACGTCACCGCGCAGGCGTCCAGCACCGCGATCCTCGACGTCGACGGCGTCGAGACCGTGCAGCTCTCGATCGGGTCCTCGGGCGGCGGGCTGCAGAGCGCGTTCGGCGGCGGAGGCGGGAGCAGCATCAGCTACTCCGTCACCACCGACGAGTCGGCCGACCAGGAGGTCGTGCAGTCCGAGGTCCGCGACGCGCTGGGCGAGGTCGCCGACCCCGACGACATCAGCGTCTCGGCCGCGTCCGGCTTCGGCGCGTCCTCGGACATCGAGGTCGACCTGACCACGGCCTCGCAGTCCGACCTGCAGAGCGCGAACGACGCGCTGCTCGAGGCGCTGCGCGGCACCGACGGGATCAGCCAGGCCGAGTCGAACCTCTCCTCCTCCCTGCCCTACATCGCCGTTCGGGTCGACCGGGCTGCCGCGGCGCAGGCGGGCCTCAGCGAGGTGGCGGTCGGCACGATCGTCAGCCAGGCGCTCCAGCCCTCGCAGGCGGGCACCGTCGTGATCGAGGACCGCACGCTCTCGATCTACCTCGCCGACGCGCAGCCGCCGGCGACGATCGACGAGCTCTCGGCGCTCGAGATCCCGACGCTCACCGGCCCGGTCGCCCTGTCGACCCTCGCCGCGGTCGAGCAGACGAACGGCCCGGCGAGCATCACCACCGAGCGCGGTCAGCGCTCGGCCACGATCACCGTCACTCCGGAGGGAGACGACCTCGCCTCGGCGAACGTCGCCGTGCAGAGCGCGATCGACGGCACCGACCTCCCCGCGGGCGTCTCGGCCGAGCTCGGCGGAGTGACGGCGGACCAGACCGACGCCTTCTCGCAGCTGGGCATCGCGCTGCTCGTGGCGATCCTCATCGTCTACGTGGTGATGGTCGCGACGTTCCGCTCGCTGCTGCAGCCCCTCCTGCTGCTCGTCTCGGTGCCGTTCGCGGCGACCGGAGCGATCCTGCTCCAGGTGGTCACGGGCGTCCCGCTGGGCGTCCCCTCCCTCATCGGCGTGCTGATGCTGATCGGCATCGTGGTGACGAACGCGATCGTTCTCGTCGACCTCGTGAACCAGTACCGCGAGCGCGGCATGCCGGTGCGCGAGGCGCTGCTGCACGGCACGGAGCGGCGCCTGCGCCCGATCCTGATGACGGCCCTCGCGACGATCTTCGCGCTGCTGCCGATGGCGCTCGGGATCACCGGCCACGGCGGGTTCATCTCGCAGCCGCTGGCCATCGTCGTGATCGGCGGACTGGTGTCGTCGACCGTGCTGACGCTGGTCGTGCTGCCGGTCATCTACAACCTGGTCGAGGGGTATCGTGAGCGGCGGCGTGCCGCCCGCGCCGGGAAGGCGTCGGCATGA
- a CDS encoding Dabb family protein has product MTVDQSSTPPDEAQTIGSRWRSGPERAAAALAEVSPATFVSRGYRPGVLRHIVLFRFRPTALVAEVDAVTARFLALADECVRDGEPYIVSIETGPQLSTEGAGEGFDRAFLLTFSSEGDLNYYLGRPAVDGPGLFDPAHDAFKGFVGPVLDTAGVVAFDFRPEPFDAGALAG; this is encoded by the coding sequence ATGACGGTCGATCAGAGCTCCACTCCTCCGGACGAGGCGCAGACCATCGGCTCGCGGTGGCGCAGCGGCCCCGAGCGGGCCGCCGCGGCGCTCGCCGAGGTGAGCCCCGCGACCTTCGTCTCGCGCGGCTACCGCCCCGGGGTCCTCCGCCACATCGTGCTCTTCCGCTTCCGCCCGACCGCGCTGGTCGCCGAGGTCGACGCGGTGACCGCGCGCTTCCTGGCGCTCGCCGACGAGTGCGTGCGCGACGGGGAGCCGTACATCGTCTCGATCGAGACCGGGCCGCAGCTCAGCACCGAGGGCGCGGGCGAGGGCTTCGACCGCGCGTTCCTGCTGACCTTCTCCTCCGAGGGCGACCTCAACTACTACCTCGGCCGGCCCGCCGTCGACGGACCGGGTCTCTTCGATCCGGCGCACGACGCGTTCAAGGGTTTCGTCGGCCCGGTGCTGGACACCGCAGGCGTCGTGGCGTTCGACTTCCGACCCGAGCCGTTCGACGCCGGAGCCCTCGCGGGCTGA
- a CDS encoding NUDIX hydrolase, protein MATPDFILSLRERVGTELLWLTGVTAVILRGGLDVLEPERRVLLVRRSDTGAWTAVTGVIDPGETVAGTARREALEETGVEIEVERLVWVHTLPPMTYPNGDRAQYLDHVVRARYVSGEAHVADEESSEVGWFALDALPPMSEEHRARIERALSEDPACSFD, encoded by the coding sequence ATGGCGACCCCGGACTTCATCCTGAGCCTGCGCGAGCGGGTCGGCACGGAGCTGCTCTGGCTGACCGGCGTGACCGCGGTGATCCTGCGGGGCGGTCTCGACGTGCTCGAGCCGGAGCGCCGGGTGCTGCTCGTGCGCCGCTCCGACACCGGCGCGTGGACCGCGGTGACGGGGGTCATCGATCCGGGCGAGACGGTCGCCGGCACCGCTCGGCGCGAGGCGCTGGAGGAGACGGGCGTCGAGATCGAGGTCGAGCGCCTCGTGTGGGTGCACACCCTGCCGCCGATGACCTACCCGAACGGGGACCGCGCGCAGTACCTCGACCACGTCGTCCGCGCCCGCTACGTCTCGGGGGAGGCGCACGTGGCCGACGAGGAGTCGAGCGAGGTCGGCTGGTTCGCGCTCGACGCTCTGCCCCCGATGTCCGAGGAGCACCGCGCGCGCATCGAGCGGGCGCTGTCGGAGGACCCGGCCTGCTCGTTCGACTGA
- a CDS encoding helix-turn-helix domain-containing protein → MAVAPTPRDLVASSLRRERARLGLSISEIARRAGIAKSTLSQLEAGEGNPNLETLWALGGALGVPFSHLVEPPRRTVQLIRAGEGPRVASATADYAATLLSACPPGARRDLYVLAAEPGTPRDSDPHARGTVEHLVLTAGRALAGPADAPVELSVGDYLSYPGDEPHVFDALEAGTTAVLVSEHV, encoded by the coding sequence ATGGCCGTCGCGCCCACCCCTCGCGACCTCGTCGCCTCCTCGCTCCGACGCGAGCGCGCCCGACTCGGGCTCAGCATCTCCGAGATCGCGCGCCGCGCGGGCATCGCCAAGTCGACGCTCTCGCAGCTCGAGGCGGGCGAGGGCAACCCCAACCTCGAGACCCTCTGGGCCCTCGGCGGAGCGCTCGGAGTGCCGTTCTCGCACCTCGTCGAGCCGCCGCGCCGCACGGTGCAGCTGATCCGCGCGGGCGAGGGGCCGCGGGTGGCGTCGGCGACCGCCGACTACGCCGCGACCCTCCTCAGCGCCTGCCCGCCCGGTGCGCGCCGCGACCTCTACGTGCTCGCCGCCGAGCCCGGCACGCCCCGCGACTCCGACCCGCACGCCCGCGGAACGGTCGAGCACCTCGTGCTCACGGCCGGCCGCGCACTCGCCGGACCGGCCGACGCCCCTGTCGAGCTCTCCGTCGGCGACTACCTGTCGTACCCGGGCGACGAGCCGCACGTGTTCGACGCGCTCGAAGCGGGGACGACCGCGGTGCTCGTCAGCGAGCACGTCTGA
- a CDS encoding AzlC family ABC transporter permease: MTSFRSILRTVGAADGRSLGLIGASVAVIGVSYGLGATGAGFPLWQILLLAVSVFGASAEILFVGVVAAGGAPLAAALAALLVNARALPYGMAAGGVVRSGRRRLLAAHLANDETVAFALSGRTPERRRALFWAAGAVVLTAWPLGALAGALLGAVIADPSVLGLDAVFPAVLLALALPGLRGAGTLAATLLGGAVALAAVPVVPLGLAPVLALAGVAATAGRERS, encoded by the coding sequence ATGACGTCCTTTCGTTCGATCCTCCGAACGGTCGGTGCCGCCGACGGGCGCTCCCTCGGGCTGATCGGGGCGTCGGTCGCGGTGATCGGAGTCTCGTACGGGCTCGGGGCGACAGGCGCCGGATTCCCGCTCTGGCAGATCCTGCTGCTCGCCGTCTCGGTCTTCGGGGCCTCGGCCGAGATCCTCTTCGTGGGTGTCGTCGCGGCCGGAGGCGCCCCGCTGGCCGCCGCGCTCGCAGCGCTGCTCGTCAACGCGCGGGCGCTGCCCTACGGCATGGCCGCGGGCGGCGTCGTGCGCTCCGGGCGACGCCGGCTCCTGGCCGCGCATCTCGCGAACGACGAGACCGTCGCCTTCGCGCTCTCGGGCCGGACCCCGGAGCGCCGCCGAGCGCTGTTCTGGGCGGCGGGCGCGGTCGTGCTGACCGCCTGGCCCCTGGGCGCTCTCGCCGGGGCGCTCCTCGGCGCGGTGATCGCCGACCCGTCGGTGCTGGGCCTGGACGCCGTGTTCCCCGCCGTGCTGCTCGCGCTCGCGCTCCCGGGTCTCCGAGGCGCCGGGACGCTCGCCGCGACGCTGCTCGGCGGGGCGGTCGCGCTCGCGGCGGTGCCGGTGGTGCCGCTCGGGCTCGCTCCGGTGCTCGCCCTCGCGGGCGTCGCGGCCACGGCAGGGCGGGAACGCTCGTGA